In the genome of Ovis canadensis isolate MfBH-ARS-UI-01 breed Bighorn chromosome 21, ARS-UI_OviCan_v2, whole genome shotgun sequence, the window CTTTATTACAAATGCAATTGACTGGTTAGGACTCCCTctccaatttttcttttctactcttTTTCTCTACATCCCTCCAGGGCAGGTCAGTAGGCCATTAAGGAAGAGGAATATGGGGAGAATGAAAAGGAGCAATGCTTTCTCCAAAATCATCTGAAATAACCATCGAGTCCTCTTGGCTCCAGCTTGAGAATCTTCTGGTGGAAAGGGTGTGAGATTCAGACTGAGCTCTTATCTTCAAGGTCCTCCATATCTACGTCCTGGGGggcttttgtcttcttttttgatTTGGGCTGTGGGTCACTAGTCTTGGTTGGCTTGGGAGGGGCTTccactgaacaaaggaaaagaggaagcatTAAAGAACTTGAATGAATCCAGGCTGCATCACCCCAACTTCTGGGCCCTAGCCTCACCTTCCAtggctgctttctctttctgggcAAGTCGGATCTGCTGGAGGAGTTTTCTGCGCTTCTTCCCAGACAGAGTAATGTTGGCACGTGCACTGGATCTGAACCAAAACAGCCCACACAGTGGTTCTGGTTACCGGAAAGGTCTTTGGATCTAAGTTAAAGAACTGTTACCTTACTTAAAACTAACCTTAACACATACATAAAGTAACATTAATTGCTAAAATTTAATATAGAGTGGAAACTTTTCCTCCTCTCATTCTTGATACTTCTGCCACAGGATATGGTAGGTTTTCCCACATCAAGTAATTCGCCATATTCGCAGTGGACACGGACTGGGCGTCCTACAGATTTAATTTGATTTGGACACTATATACCTGGAGATGGCATCAGACACCACAGGTTAAGGGCTTGGTTCCACAGGGTTTCCCCCACTTCAAATGCCAATCACAAATCCAGGTTGTCacctattactactactactaagtcacttcagtcgtgtcggactctgtgcgaccccatagacagcagcccaccaggctccccgcccctgggattctccaggcaagaacaccgtagtgggttgccatttccttccccaatgcatgaaagtgaaaagtgaaagtgaagtcggtcagttgtgtccaactcttatcgaccccatggactgcagcctaccagcctcctccgtccatgggatttgccaggcaagagtactagacttCTGATTGACCAGCCATAAACTAGGGTTCTCATGATCCCCTTCTCAAACTCAGTAATTTGCTAGaaaggctcacagaactcagggaaacataCTTGCATTTACTGATTTACTATAAAATACAACTCAGGAACAGTCAGATGGAAGAGGCATAGGGCAAGGTATGGAAGAGGTCAGAGTTCCCATGCCTTCTCCAGCTAAACCTTCTCAGCACCTCCACCTGTTCACCAATCAGGAAGCTATCAAGAGGTTTTATAGAGCTTAATCTCCAGCACCTGCCCCCTTCCCAAAGGTCAGTGCATAGGGCTTAAATTTCCAATCCTCTAATCACATCTTTTGGATGACCAGCCCCACCCTAAATCACTATTAGCATAaatttgtgcttagttgctcagttgtgtgcgactctttgcaatcccatggcagcctgctaggctcctctgtccatggggattctccaggcgagaatattggagtgggttgccctcctccaggggatcttcccaacccagggatcaaacccaggtctcccgcattgcaggtggattctttaccgtctgagccaacagggaagcccaacttaagtttgctgctaagtcgcttcagtcgtgcccgactctgtgcgaccccatagccggcagcccaccaggttcccccgcccctgggattctccaggcaagaacactggagtgggttgccatttctttctccaagcttAAGTTTAGGTGTGCTCAAAAGGGGATCCTTTTGAAATAAAAGGCACtcttatcactcaggaaattccaatgGCTTTAGCTCTGTCAGAAACCCGACAGGGaccaaatatatttattatgcCAATTCATAAAGTAAATATTATAGTAAACAAGTCAGTGAAAGAATGGGATGGGAAGTCTTCCACAAGAACTCAAGGGGCCTTGAAACTTATATGCAATATCCCACACGAGCCTTTGTGAAAATTATCGAATGATTCACCGCACACTCATGTGTAcgcttttaaatttacttatagGAAATCTGTGTGAATGTATATTACTTCGGGAGGCTGGAGCCACAGTTCTCCTTAGATTCTCAGTGGGGTCCAAGAACCAAAAAAAGGTTGCAAGTTACAGGTATAATGAGAGGCTAACAAAGTTTAGGCACAAACTTTCCTTGCATAAGTGTGAGTACACAAGGAAAGCAAAATGGTGTTAAGCTGCTCCGGAGCTCgacaaggagggaaggagggttgATGGGGGAGGACGTAGGGAGAGAGGGTCTGGCACTCACGCCCGCTTCTTGAGGTGGTGCCGCG includes:
- the C21H11orf98 gene encoding uncharacterized protein C11orf98 homolog, giving the protein MGAPSGKINRPRTELKKKLFKRRRVLNRERRLKHRVVGAVIDEGLITRHHLKKRASSARANITLSGKKRRKLLQQIRLAQKEKAAMEVEAPPKPTKTSDPQPKSKKKTKAPQDVDMEDLEDKSSV